A window of the Streptomyces sp. Ag109_O5-10 genome harbors these coding sequences:
- a CDS encoding SsgA family sporulation/cell division regulator — MQHTVVERELELRLVLSPERSIPVPARLSYRSDDPYAVHVSFHINSEQPVNWTFARDLLVEGVFRPCGHGDVRVWPTKVEGRTVVLMALSSPHGDALLEAPAPQVSAWLERTLRVVPPGSEGGQLGIDKALDQLLAR, encoded by the coding sequence ATGCAGCACACCGTGGTGGAGCGCGAACTGGAGCTGCGGCTCGTCCTGTCCCCGGAGCGGAGCATCCCGGTCCCGGCCCGGCTGAGCTACCGCTCCGACGACCCGTACGCCGTCCACGTCAGCTTCCACATCAACTCCGAGCAGCCCGTCAACTGGACCTTCGCCCGCGACCTGCTCGTGGAGGGGGTGTTCCGGCCGTGCGGGCACGGGGACGTGCGGGTGTGGCCGACGAAGGTGGAGGGCCGCACCGTCGTACTGATGGCGCTGAGTTCACCCCACGGTGACGCGCTGCTGGAGGCACCGGCCCCCCAGGTGTCCGCCTGGCTGGAGCGGACGCTGCGGGTGGTGCCCCCGGGAAGCGAGGGCGGGCAGCTGGGGATCGACAAGGCGCTCGACCAGTTGCTCGCCCGGTGA